From the genome of Pseudomonas yamanorum, one region includes:
- a CDS encoding CaiB/BaiF CoA transferase family protein produces MTAPLSGIKVIEIGTLIAAPFAARLMAEFGAEVIKIEAMGQGDPLRKWRKLHEGTSLWWYLQSRNKKSLALDLKSAEGLDLVKQLLGDADVLIENLRPGGLEKLGLGWDVLHALNPKLTLVRISGYGQTGPYRDRPGFGAIGEAMGGIRYTTGNPDSPPARVGVSLGDSLASLHGVIGALMSLLRVKTGQGDGQVVDVSLAESVFNLMESLVPEYDMLGHVRERSGGALPGIAPSNTYLTADGAYVVIAGNSDPIYKRLMLAIGRADLAEAPEFAHNDGRAAKSGLLDAAITHWTSSLPIDQVLSALEVAEVPAGRIYSVADIVADPHYQARDMLLSADLPGGLTVKMPGIVPKLSETPGAVNWQGPSLGQHTDAILGDLGLSGADIQRLKTSGVVQ; encoded by the coding sequence ATGACGGCTCCCCTGAGCGGTATCAAGGTGATCGAGATCGGCACCCTGATTGCCGCGCCCTTCGCCGCCCGGCTGATGGCCGAGTTTGGCGCCGAGGTGATCAAGATCGAAGCCATGGGGCAGGGCGATCCGCTTCGCAAATGGCGAAAGCTGCATGAAGGCACGTCGCTGTGGTGGTACCTGCAATCGCGCAACAAGAAGTCCCTGGCCCTGGACCTTAAGTCGGCAGAAGGCCTGGACCTGGTCAAACAATTGCTGGGCGACGCCGACGTGCTGATCGAAAACCTGCGCCCCGGCGGCCTGGAAAAACTCGGTCTCGGCTGGGACGTGCTGCACGCCCTCAACCCCAAGCTGACGTTGGTGCGTATCTCGGGCTACGGCCAGACCGGCCCCTACCGCGACCGTCCGGGCTTCGGTGCCATCGGCGAGGCCATGGGCGGGATTCGCTACACCACCGGCAACCCGGATTCGCCACCGGCGCGGGTGGGCGTGAGCCTCGGTGATTCCCTGGCGTCACTGCACGGCGTTATCGGCGCGCTGATGTCGCTGCTGCGGGTCAAGACCGGCCAGGGCGACGGCCAGGTCGTCGACGTGTCCCTGGCTGAAAGCGTATTCAACCTGATGGAAAGCCTGGTACCGGAATACGACATGCTCGGCCATGTACGCGAACGCAGCGGCGGCGCCTTGCCCGGCATCGCACCCTCGAATACTTACCTGACCGCCGACGGCGCCTATGTGGTGATCGCCGGCAACAGCGACCCGATCTACAAACGCCTGATGCTCGCCATCGGCCGCGCCGACCTGGCCGAAGCGCCGGAGTTTGCCCACAACGACGGCCGTGCCGCCAAAAGCGGCCTGCTCGACGCCGCCATCACCCACTGGACCAGCAGCCTGCCCATCGACCAGGTGCTCAGCGCCCTGGAAGTCGCCGAAGTACCGGCAGGGCGCATCTATTCAGTGGCCGATATCGTCGCCGACCCACACTACCAGGCCCGCGATATGTTGCTTAGCGCCGACCTGCCCGGCGGCCTCACGGTGAAGATGCCCGGCATTGTGCCCAAGCTGTCGGAAACCCCCGGCGCGGTGAACTGGCAGGGCCCAAGCCTTGGCCAGCACACCGATGCAATCCTCGGCGACCTGGGCTTGAGCGGGGCCGATATTCAACGCCTGAAAACCTCGGGAGTGGTGCAATGA
- a CDS encoding LysR substrate-binding domain-containing protein gives MLHKSLVRRLDLITLQLFVAVHEEGTLTRAAAREAIAVSAASKRLMELEQVLGVSLFVRQAKGMQLTAAGETLLHHARQMLFNVEKMGLELGEHSHGVRGYVRMLANLSAIIQFLPEDLRDFSALHPQVKADLEERPSNGVVQGVIDGVADLGICSSDTDTKGLPGVTYRRDKLVVLMPADHPLASRKTLAFAETLDSDYVGLHSASSINMRTHAAAREAGKVLRLRIHVPGFDAMCRMVQANMGIGILPQKAYELFGRALGLHAVPLTDAWSDRSLILVVRDEAQLSPVSRLLFDYLRREQG, from the coding sequence ATGCTGCACAAAAGCCTGGTCCGTCGCCTTGACCTGATCACCCTGCAATTGTTTGTGGCGGTGCATGAAGAAGGCACGCTGACCCGCGCCGCCGCCCGCGAAGCCATTGCGGTCTCGGCCGCCAGCAAGCGTTTGATGGAGCTGGAACAGGTGCTGGGCGTGAGCCTGTTTGTGCGCCAGGCCAAGGGCATGCAGCTCACGGCCGCCGGCGAGACCTTGCTGCACCATGCGCGGCAGATGCTGTTCAACGTCGAGAAGATGGGCCTGGAGCTGGGCGAACACAGCCACGGCGTGCGCGGTTATGTGCGGATGCTGGCGAACCTCTCGGCGATCATTCAGTTCCTTCCGGAAGACTTGCGCGACTTTTCCGCGCTGCACCCACAGGTCAAAGCCGACCTGGAAGAGCGGCCCAGCAATGGCGTGGTCCAGGGTGTGATTGACGGCGTTGCGGACCTGGGCATCTGCTCCAGCGACACCGATACCAAAGGCCTGCCCGGCGTGACCTATCGCCGGGACAAACTGGTGGTGCTGATGCCGGCAGATCACCCGTTGGCGTCGCGCAAGACCCTGGCGTTCGCCGAGACGCTGGACAGCGACTACGTGGGGCTGCATTCCGCCAGTTCGATCAATATGCGCACCCATGCGGCGGCGCGGGAGGCGGGTAAGGTGTTGCGCCTGCGGATCCATGTGCCGGGCTTTGATGCCATGTGCCGAATGGTCCAGGCCAACATGGGCATCGGCATCCTGCCGCAAAAGGCCTACGAGTTGTTTGGCCGGGCACTTGGGCTGCACGCGGTACCGCTGACGGATGCCTGGTCGGATCGCAGCCTGATCCTGGTGGTGCGTGATGAGGCGCAGCTGTCGCCGGTCAGCCGGCTGTTGTTCGATTATTTGCGTCGGGAGCAGGGCTGA
- a CDS encoding NAD(P)H-binding protein, producing MRVLLFGATGMVGQGVLRECLLASDVQEVVAVGRTALTQEHGKLHQVLHADMFDFQPLEHLLQGFDACFFCLGVSSVGLDEVKYTHLTYDLTLVAASTLARLNPQMTFIYVSGAGTDSSETGKTMWARIKGKTENALLRLPFKAVYLFRPGVIQPLHGVRSKTPLYQSIYTVVGPLLSLLRHVRPAWVVSTETVGRAMLSAVRHGAPLPVVEQADINRLATERA from the coding sequence ATGAGAGTTCTATTATTCGGCGCCACCGGCATGGTCGGCCAAGGCGTGTTGCGCGAGTGCCTGCTGGCCAGTGACGTGCAGGAAGTCGTCGCCGTCGGCCGTACCGCGCTGACCCAGGAACACGGCAAGCTGCACCAGGTGCTGCATGCCGATATGTTCGACTTCCAGCCCCTGGAGCATCTGCTGCAAGGCTTCGATGCCTGCTTCTTTTGCCTGGGCGTTTCCTCGGTGGGCCTGGACGAAGTCAAGTACACCCATTTGACCTACGACCTGACCCTGGTGGCCGCCAGCACCCTGGCCCGGCTCAATCCGCAGATGACCTTCATCTACGTATCCGGCGCCGGTACCGACAGCAGCGAAACCGGCAAAACCATGTGGGCGCGGATCAAGGGCAAGACCGAGAATGCCCTGCTGCGCCTGCCGTTCAAGGCCGTGTACCTGTTCCGTCCCGGGGTGATCCAGCCGTTGCACGGTGTGCGCTCGAAAACCCCGCTCTACCAGTCCATCTACACCGTGGTCGGCCCGTTGTTGTCACTGCTGCGCCATGTGCGGCCGGCCTGGGTAGTGAGCACTGAAACCGTTGGCCGCGCGATGCTCTCGGCCGTCCGGCACGGCGCACCTCTGCCGGTGGTGGAGCAGGCCGATATCAATCGCTTGGCCACCGAGCGCGCCTAG
- a CDS encoding MFS transporter, which yields MKSTTTLAIACSAAFLSQVGISSYLPAVPAIAHALPAAEDQVALALAVYLIGMALPMLLWGSLGERLGRKPVLLAALTLYALASAAIPSAYSLESFLGLRLVQGLGAGGVSVMARVLVRDSFSGALLAKGLSWLGMTFVIALGIGQFVGSLLQVAFGWEAIFYGLSMAAVGLMITLQRVVFPTLEKAAGHVSAWHIYATILRHPAFLRPALAGGLGYGVIIAFNTCAPLILQGHFQWSAAQYGWLGWPISGAYLAGALMVNRLVARTGRLSMMSWGVALVVCGSATMLLGSLFANGLAILLWLPYCLAVFGQSMSYPISLSLANDESPVSGSYAMALSGFMHQLMAAAIGGVASLLASQQAWPLAVLCVALAGGALLCVAMARADQNALRKISSI from the coding sequence TTGAAAAGCACCACGACCCTCGCCATCGCCTGCAGCGCGGCCTTTCTGTCCCAGGTTGGCATCAGCAGTTACCTACCCGCCGTACCGGCAATTGCCCACGCATTGCCAGCCGCCGAGGATCAGGTGGCCCTGGCCCTGGCGGTGTATTTGATCGGTATGGCGTTGCCGATGCTGCTCTGGGGCAGCCTCGGTGAGCGCCTGGGCAGAAAGCCGGTGCTCCTGGCCGCGTTGACGCTGTACGCGCTGGCCAGTGCGGCGATTCCGTCCGCCTACAGCCTCGAATCGTTCCTCGGCCTGCGGCTGGTTCAAGGCCTCGGCGCGGGCGGTGTGTCGGTGATGGCGCGGGTGTTGGTTCGCGACAGTTTCAGCGGTGCCCTGTTGGCTAAAGGCTTGTCGTGGCTGGGGATGACATTCGTGATCGCCCTGGGCATCGGGCAGTTTGTGGGCTCGCTGTTGCAAGTGGCATTTGGCTGGGAGGCGATCTTTTACGGGCTGTCGATGGCGGCTGTCGGTTTGATGATTACGCTGCAACGGGTGGTGTTTCCGACTTTGGAAAAAGCCGCCGGGCACGTCTCGGCCTGGCACATCTACGCCACGATCCTGCGCCATCCGGCGTTCCTGCGGCCTGCGCTGGCGGGCGGTTTGGGTTATGGGGTGATCATCGCCTTCAACACCTGCGCACCGTTGATCTTGCAGGGCCATTTCCAGTGGAGCGCCGCGCAATATGGCTGGCTCGGCTGGCCGATCAGCGGGGCGTATCTGGCGGGCGCATTGATGGTCAATCGCCTGGTCGCCCGTACCGGGCGCCTATCGATGATGAGTTGGGGCGTAGCGTTGGTGGTGTGCGGCAGCGCGACGATGTTGCTGGGCAGCCTGTTTGCCAACGGGCTGGCGATCCTGTTGTGGCTGCCGTATTGCCTGGCGGTGTTCGGGCAGTCGATGAGTTATCCCATCAGCCTGTCGCTGGCCAATGATGAGTCGCCGGTGAGCGGCTCCTACGCCATGGCCTTGAGCGGTTTCATGCATCAGTTGATGGCGGCGGCGATCGGCGGGGTGGCCAGCCTGTTGGCGAGTCAGCAGGCCTGGCCGTTGGCGGTGTTATGCGTGGCGCTGGCGGGCGGCGCACTGCTGTGCGTCGCCATGGCCAGGGCTGATCAGAACGCGCTGCGAAAGATCTCTTCAATCTGA
- the yiaY gene encoding L-threonine dehydrogenase, which translates to MSSTFFIPSVNIMGIDCLDEAMTAIRNYGFRKALIVTDAGMAKAGVASMIAEKLAMQDIDSVIYDGAKPNPNVENVEKGLALLKQSACDFVVSLGGGSPHDCAKGIALCATNGGHIGDYEGVDQSAKPQLPLVAINTTAGTASEMTRFCIITDETRHVKMAIVDRNVTPLLSVNDPALMVGMPKGLTAATGMDALTHAIEAYVSTAANPITDACAIKAIELISANLRIAVRDGQDMAARENMAYAQFLAGMAFNNASLGFVHAMAHQLGGLYDLPHGVCNAVLLPHVQSFNASVSAERLSHVARALGADIKGTSVEEGAQAAIAAIRSLSQDVEIPAGLRELGAKLQDIPLLASNALKDACGLTNPRRADQRQIEEIFRSAF; encoded by the coding sequence ATGAGCAGCACCTTCTTCATTCCATCCGTCAACATCATGGGCATCGACTGCCTCGACGAAGCCATGACTGCGATTCGCAACTACGGTTTTCGCAAGGCGCTGATCGTCACTGACGCCGGGATGGCCAAGGCAGGTGTCGCCAGCATGATCGCCGAGAAACTCGCGATGCAGGACATCGACTCGGTGATCTACGACGGCGCCAAGCCCAACCCGAACGTCGAGAACGTCGAAAAAGGCCTGGCGTTGTTGAAACAGAGCGCCTGCGATTTCGTGGTGTCCCTGGGCGGTGGCTCACCCCATGACTGCGCCAAGGGCATTGCCCTGTGTGCGACCAACGGCGGGCACATCGGCGATTACGAAGGTGTCGACCAGTCGGCCAAACCGCAACTGCCGCTGGTGGCCATCAACACTACCGCTGGCACTGCCAGCGAAATGACCCGCTTCTGCATCATCACCGACGAAACCCGTCACGTGAAAATGGCCATCGTCGACCGCAACGTCACGCCGCTGCTGTCGGTCAACGACCCGGCGCTGATGGTCGGCATGCCCAAGGGCCTGACTGCCGCCACCGGCATGGACGCACTCACCCACGCGATCGAAGCCTACGTGTCCACCGCCGCCAACCCGATCACCGATGCCTGTGCGATCAAGGCCATCGAACTGATCAGCGCCAACCTGCGGATTGCGGTGCGCGACGGCCAAGACATGGCCGCCCGGGAGAACATGGCGTATGCGCAGTTCCTTGCCGGCATGGCCTTCAACAATGCGTCCCTGGGGTTCGTACACGCCATGGCGCACCAGTTGGGCGGGCTCTATGACCTGCCCCACGGCGTGTGCAATGCGGTGCTGTTGCCCCATGTGCAAAGTTTCAACGCCAGCGTCAGCGCCGAACGCCTGAGCCATGTGGCACGGGCCCTTGGCGCAGACATCAAAGGGACGTCGGTTGAAGAGGGCGCTCAGGCGGCCATCGCGGCGATTCGCAGCCTGTCCCAGGATGTGGAAATTCCTGCCGGGCTGCGGGAGCTGGGCGCCAAGTTGCAGGACATCCCGCTGCTGGCGTCCAACGCCCTGAAGGACGCCTGCGGCCTGACCAACCCACGGCGCGCGGATCAGCGTCAGATTGAAGAGATCTTTCGCAGCGCGTTCTGA
- a CDS encoding DUF4917 family protein has translation MKDSQDFDAHLEDWNALRSSTAFSGILIGNGASRAVWEDFAYDSLFENARTVEEKPLSQSELSVFDAMQTRSFEQVLGALKTTSRVNKALAVSSAAPRNRYYAIKEALINTIHSVHIPWRLVKPSTLATIHQELASYPTVFTSNYDLLNYWAILQAPGIDDLFRSADASFDLRNTVTDGTRILYLHGGLHLVRNLDGTARKLPTTDSTLLSSFAINNTIKTLDDVPLFVSEGKVEEKLKTIRSSDYLSFCYEQLLSHEGALCIFGHHLGAQDVHLVQAIRQAKVTMLAISVFGRSAGFIQQQKRRFAALFEGVDVELRFFDARSHALGNSGFSVPVER, from the coding sequence ATGAAGGATTCCCAGGATTTTGACGCCCACCTTGAAGACTGGAACGCCTTGCGCAGCAGTACCGCCTTCAGCGGGATCCTGATCGGCAACGGCGCCAGCCGCGCAGTGTGGGAAGACTTTGCCTACGACTCACTGTTCGAAAACGCCCGCACCGTGGAAGAAAAACCCCTGAGCCAGTCCGAGCTCAGCGTGTTTGACGCGATGCAGACCCGCAGTTTCGAACAGGTGCTGGGCGCGTTGAAAACCACCAGCCGGGTCAACAAGGCCTTGGCGGTCAGCTCGGCGGCGCCGCGTAATCGCTACTACGCGATCAAGGAAGCGCTGATCAATACGATCCACAGCGTGCACATTCCGTGGCGCCTGGTGAAGCCTTCGACGCTGGCGACGATTCATCAGGAGTTGGCGAGTTATCCGACGGTATTCACCAGCAATTACGACTTGCTCAACTACTGGGCGATCCTGCAGGCGCCGGGCATCGATGATCTGTTTCGCAGTGCGGATGCGAGCTTTGACCTGCGCAATACCGTCACCGACGGCACGCGCATTTTGTATTTGCATGGTGGTTTGCACCTGGTGCGTAACCTTGACGGTACGGCGCGTAAATTGCCGACCACTGACAGTACGTTGCTTAGCAGTTTTGCGATCAACAACACGATCAAGACGTTGGATGATGTGCCGTTGTTTGTCAGCGAGGGGAAGGTTGAGGAGAAGCTGAAGACCATTCGCAGTTCTGACTATTTGTCGTTCTGTTATGAGCAGTTGTTGAGTCATGAGGGCGCGCTGTGCATCTTCGGGCATCACCTCGGCGCGCAGGATGTGCATCTGGTGCAGGCGATTCGACAGGCGAAGGTCACGATGTTGGCGATTTCGGTGTTTGGGCGCAGTGCGGGGTTTATTCAGCAGCAGAAGCGGCGTTTTGCGGCGTTGTTTGAGGGGGTGGATGTGGAGTTGCGGTTTTTTGATGCGCGTAGTCATGCGCTTGGGAATTCGGGGTTTTCGGTGCCCGTGGAGCGGTGA
- a CDS encoding IS110 family RNA-guided transposase, whose translation MDHDSAFVGIDVSKNKLDSFVSTTGQVEQFFNTPEDIQRLAKHLKAQMPALVVLEATGGYERLAAAELCAAGLPVVVVNPRQVRDFAKATGRLAKTDALDAQVIAEFAQAVKPEIREMPDEHARELADLLTRRRQLIDMIVAEESRLKQAVFKALRRDIKAHIVWLQKRLKSTDDDLHEAIKASPAWKANYDLLREVSGVGNVLALSLLAMVPELGKVNRKQVAALVGVAPFNCDSGLYKGRRRIWGGRAEVRSVLYMAVLSSKSHNPVIERFYNRLLAAGKTKKVALVACMRKLLTILNAMVRDQKHFAEMA comes from the coding sequence ATGGACCATGACTCTGCGTTCGTCGGAATTGATGTTTCCAAAAACAAGCTCGACTCATTCGTCAGCACTACTGGCCAAGTCGAGCAGTTTTTCAATACTCCAGAAGATATCCAGCGTTTAGCTAAGCATCTCAAGGCTCAGATGCCCGCTTTAGTGGTGCTGGAAGCAACTGGCGGATATGAGCGGCTTGCCGCTGCCGAGCTTTGCGCTGCTGGATTACCAGTCGTTGTTGTCAATCCCCGTCAGGTCCGTGATTTCGCTAAGGCTACCGGACGGCTGGCTAAAACCGACGCTCTGGATGCCCAGGTGATTGCGGAGTTTGCTCAGGCGGTCAAACCCGAAATTCGGGAGATGCCAGATGAACACGCTCGTGAACTGGCAGATCTACTGACTAGACGCCGTCAGCTTATCGATATGATCGTGGCGGAGGAGTCTCGACTGAAACAGGCGGTATTCAAGGCGCTTCGACGGGATATCAAGGCACATATCGTCTGGCTTCAAAAGCGTCTTAAAAGTACAGACGATGACTTGCACGAAGCGATCAAAGCTTCGCCGGCCTGGAAGGCCAATTATGATTTGCTGCGCGAGGTCTCAGGTGTTGGCAATGTGCTCGCACTTTCGCTGCTGGCGATGGTTCCTGAGCTAGGCAAAGTGAATCGCAAACAAGTGGCTGCATTGGTTGGTGTGGCCCCTTTTAACTGCGATAGCGGCCTGTACAAAGGACGTAGACGGATATGGGGTGGTCGAGCTGAGGTGCGAAGTGTGCTTTACATGGCTGTCTTGTCCTCGAAGAGCCATAACCCGGTGATCGAGAGGTTCTACAACCGTCTGCTTGCTGCAGGGAAGACGAAGAAAGTGGCGCTGGTTGCATGCATGAGAAAGCTGCTGACGATCCTGAATGCGATGGTCCGAGATCAAAAACATTTCGCTGAAATGGCTTGA
- a CDS encoding helix-turn-helix domain-containing protein, protein MSIRLKILRKKLGVTLESLAEKSGMTKSYLSKVERGLNTPSIAAALKLAKALNVKVEELFSEDNVSLDSYSLVRSHERQALSGTDASPGYAVLAHQVSERSLLPFIIYPPAEFTDKTFKEHLGEEFLFVHEGQVEVDFMSERVVLNRGDALHFNAQKPHRIRSVGEVQAQLLVVVHSAEE, encoded by the coding sequence ATGTCTATCCGTTTGAAAATACTGAGAAAAAAACTTGGCGTGACCTTGGAGTCGCTCGCGGAAAAATCCGGGATGACCAAGAGTTACCTGTCGAAGGTTGAGCGCGGGCTGAATACGCCTTCGATTGCTGCGGCGCTGAAGTTGGCCAAGGCGTTGAATGTGAAGGTTGAAGAGCTGTTCAGTGAAGACAACGTCAGTCTCGACAGTTACAGCCTGGTGCGCAGCCATGAACGGCAGGCGTTGTCGGGCACCGATGCGTCACCAGGGTATGCGGTGCTGGCGCATCAGGTCAGTGAGCGCAGTTTATTGCCGTTTATCATTTACCCGCCGGCGGAGTTCACCGACAAGACCTTCAAGGAGCATTTGGGGGAGGAGTTTTTGTTTGTGCATGAAGGCCAGGTTGAGGTGGATTTCATGAGTGAGCGGGTGGTGTTGAATCGTGGGGATGCGTTGCATTTCAATGCGCAGAAGCCCCATCGGATTCGGTCGGTGGGGGAGGTTCAGGCGCAGCTTTTGGTGGTGGTGCATAGTGCTGAGGAGTGA
- a CDS encoding aldolase, with the protein MAKTLALPKDQLVKQALSQMQNTLADNTWTDRQKLALTCRILFENGHDSGLAGQITARGPTPGTYYTQQLGLGFDEITASNLLLVNEDLEVLEGHGMPNPANRFHSWVYRGRPDVNCIIHTHPTHIAALSMLEVPLQVSHMDLCPLYEDCAFLEAWPGVPVGNEEGEIITAALGDKRAILLSHHGQLSTGASIEEACVIAQLIERAAKLQLLAMAAGTIKPILPELGREAHDWISKPKRHGAAFNYYARQNLRQHADCLN; encoded by the coding sequence ATGGCCAAGACATTAGCACTCCCGAAAGACCAACTGGTCAAGCAAGCGCTGAGCCAGATGCAAAACACCCTGGCGGATAATACGTGGACCGACCGGCAAAAGCTGGCACTCACCTGCCGGATCCTGTTCGAAAACGGCCACGACTCCGGACTGGCCGGGCAGATCACCGCACGCGGCCCCACTCCGGGCACTTATTACACCCAACAACTCGGCCTGGGTTTCGATGAAATCACCGCCAGCAACCTGCTGTTGGTCAACGAAGACCTGGAAGTGTTGGAAGGCCACGGCATGCCCAACCCGGCCAACCGTTTTCACAGCTGGGTGTACCGCGGTCGCCCTGATGTGAACTGCATCATCCACACTCATCCGACTCATATCGCTGCCTTGTCGATGCTGGAAGTGCCGCTGCAGGTATCGCACATGGACCTCTGCCCTTTGTACGAAGACTGCGCGTTCCTAGAAGCCTGGCCCGGCGTGCCGGTGGGCAACGAAGAAGGCGAAATCATCACCGCCGCCCTGGGGGATAAACGCGCGATTCTGCTTTCTCACCACGGCCAATTGTCCACCGGGGCGAGCATCGAGGAAGCCTGTGTGATCGCACAGTTGATCGAACGTGCCGCCAAGTTGCAGCTGCTGGCGATGGCCGCTGGCACGATCAAACCGATCCTGCCGGAGCTGGGCCGCGAAGCCCATGACTGGATTTCCAAGCCCAAGCGCCACGGCGCTGCGTTCAACTACTACGCTCGGCAGAACCTGCGTCAACACGCCGATTGCCTGAACTGA
- a CDS encoding dihydrodipicolinate synthase family protein — MSSPSIHGIIGYTITPFSTDGQRIDLDALGLSIDRLIDSGVHAIAPLGSTGEGAYLSDAEWDEVAAYSLQKVGKRVPTIVSVSDLTTAKAVRRAQFAEAHGADVVMVLPASYWKLSEAEILAHYAAIGDSIGVPIMLYNNPATSGTDMSVDLILRIVDSVDNVTMVKESTGDIQRMHQLHRRSEGQVPFYNGCNPLALEAFAAGAKGWCTAAPNLIAQLNLDLYEAVLANDLEKARELFYRQLPLLDFILKGGLPATIKAGLRLTGLESGDPRLPVFPLGEPGRVQLQELLTLLR; from the coding sequence ATGTCCAGCCCTTCTATTCACGGCATTATCGGCTACACCATCACCCCGTTCAGCACCGACGGCCAGCGCATTGACCTGGACGCCTTGGGGCTTTCGATCGACCGCCTGATCGACAGCGGCGTGCACGCTATCGCTCCGCTGGGCAGCACCGGCGAAGGCGCCTACCTCAGCGATGCCGAGTGGGATGAAGTCGCCGCCTACAGTCTCCAGAAAGTGGGCAAACGCGTGCCGACCATCGTCAGCGTCTCCGACTTGACCACCGCCAAGGCCGTGCGTCGCGCGCAGTTTGCCGAAGCTCACGGCGCAGACGTGGTGATGGTCTTGCCAGCCTCGTATTGGAAACTCAGCGAAGCAGAAATCCTCGCTCACTATGCGGCCATTGGCGACAGCATCGGTGTGCCGATCATGCTCTACAACAACCCGGCCACCAGCGGCACCGACATGTCGGTGGACTTGATCCTGCGCATCGTCGACAGCGTCGACAACGTGACCATGGTCAAGGAAAGCACCGGCGATATTCAGCGCATGCACCAACTGCATCGTCGCAGCGAGGGCCAGGTGCCGTTCTACAACGGCTGCAATCCGTTGGCACTGGAGGCGTTTGCCGCAGGGGCGAAGGGTTGGTGCACGGCGGCGCCGAACCTGATTGCGCAGCTCAACCTGGATTTGTATGAAGCCGTGTTGGCCAATGACTTGGAGAAAGCGCGGGAACTGTTTTATCGCCAGTTGCCGTTGCTGGACTTCATCCTCAAAGGCGGCTTGCCGGCGACGATCAAGGCCGGTTTACGGCTGACGGGGCTGGAGTCGGGGGATCCACGGTTGCCGGTGTTCCCGCTGGGTGAGCCTGGCCGTGTTCAGTTGCAAGAGCTGCTGACCCTGTTGCGCTGA
- a CDS encoding RNA polymerase sigma factor: MSRPKPDPLSADAFRRFYADILHFLRKRTDNASDAADMTQDVFTQWLDYRDRAQVEQPRAFLFQMARNLLRDHWRKQKVRHTVHQQQAELDAEPVSDSRDDPMAAAQRLQRLEQLKEVLSELSPRRREALMLHRFEGLSQAQIAERMGVSVSMVEKHIAFALLHCKQRLQQDQGKEQPE, translated from the coding sequence ATGTCTCGTCCCAAGCCCGACCCGCTGTCGGCCGATGCCTTTCGCAGGTTTTATGCAGATATCCTGCATTTCCTGCGCAAACGCACGGATAACGCCAGCGACGCGGCAGACATGACCCAGGATGTCTTCACCCAATGGCTGGACTATCGCGACCGGGCTCAGGTCGAGCAGCCACGGGCATTTCTGTTCCAGATGGCGCGCAATCTGCTGCGCGATCACTGGCGCAAACAAAAGGTGCGGCACACCGTCCACCAGCAACAGGCCGAACTGGATGCCGAGCCTGTCAGCGACTCGCGAGACGATCCCATGGCCGCCGCGCAACGCCTGCAACGCCTGGAACAGTTGAAAGAAGTCCTCTCTGAACTCTCGCCCAGAAGACGAGAAGCCCTTATGCTGCACCGCTTCGAAGGCCTGAGCCAGGCGCAGATCGCCGAGCGCATGGGCGTCTCGGTCAGCATGGTGGAAAAGCACATCGCTTTTGCCCTGCTGCATTGCAAGCAGCGACTTCAACAAGACCAGGGCAAGGAGCAGCCAGAATGA